The genomic interval TCGCGATCAACACCGACATCATTGAAATCCCTGCCGGCCCGGCAGGCCCTTGACCGAAGGGGCTGAGCCCCTTCCTTCGTTGCGAGAACCCCAATGAGCGAAGCCTTGCATGGCACCGTCACGCTGGTAATCGGTGCGCGCAGCTACACCCTCAAGCCTACGTTGGATGCGGCACTGCGCATTGAGGCCCGTTTTGGCGGGTTGCGCGCAGCCCTGGAGTCCATGCGCCTGATGAGCATTGCTGCTTGCGCAGACATCGTCATCGCTGGCGCCGACCTGAAGCCCGATCAGCACCCGGCCATCGCCGGTGAAGTATTCCACTCCGGTGTAGCCAAAGTGTCCGGTCAGCTGACCGAGTTTATCACTGTCCTACTCAACCCGGTGCCGCCGAGCGTTGCCGCCCGGGGAAAGGACGAGGCGGCCAGCACAGCGCAGTGAAGAACGGCAGCTACGTCGATTACCTATTCGGCGTGGCCACCGGCTGGCTTGGCTGGCCGCCTGACACCGCGTGGCAGACCCCCATCCCCCAGATCATGCTTGCGCTCGATGCTCACCTCGACTGGACAGGGCGCGGGCAGGCTGACCAAGGAAAAGCCCAAGCTGGGCCCCAGAAACGGGAGAGCGTCGCCGAAAAGCTCAAAAACTTCCTGCGGGGGAGGCCTAAACAGTAGATAGCGTGCCGCCTCCGGGCGGATTTTTTGTGCTTGGAGATTTGCATGGCCGACCAACAAGTCCAAGGGATGCTGGTCCAGATCGAGGCCACAACGGCTCAGCTGCGCCGGGAGCTGGCCAGTGCTGACCAGGTGGTGGCCCGCACCACAGATTCGATCGACCGCAATCTGGCCCAAGTCGACTCCGCGTTTGATAGCGCAGGTGGTGCGGCCCAGCAGGCTGGCGTGCTCATCCGCGGCGCCTTTGCCGCCGTGGCCGGTGCGGGCATCATCGGCAGCATCATCAAGCAGGTCGACGCCTACGGGCAGATGTCGGATCGGATGATGGCTGCCGCCAGCAGTGCTGGCGAATACCAGATGGTGCAGGAACACCTGCTGCGCACGGCCCAGGAAACCTACCGTCCCCTGGCCGAGGCCCAAGAGCTGTACATTCGCACTGCCGATGTCATGCGCAGCCTGGGCTTCAACACCCAGCAGACGCTCGACATCACCGACAGCTTCAGCTTCCTGCTGGTGACCAACGCCGCCGCCGCCGACAAGGCAGGCTCAGCGTTGGATGCCTACTCTAAAGCGCTGCAAACCGGCAAAGTCGAGGCCGATGGCTGGGTGTCCATTCAGGAGGCCATGCCGACGATCGTCACGGCTATCGCCAACGCCACCGGCAAGAGCGCTGAAGAGATCCGCAAGCTGGGGGTACAGGGCAAGCTATCGCTTGACGACATCAATACCGGGCTGCTGCGCACCGTTGAGGCCAACCGTAAGGCTGCGGCTGATATGTCCACCAGCGTACAGGACGCCTTGGTGAACATCGGCAACGCCGTGCAGACCTTCCTCGGAGGGATGGAAGAGCAGACCGGCGCCGTAGCAGGCCTGTCGAATGTGCTGATTGCGCTGGCCGACAACGTCGACCTGGTGGCCGTGGCCATGGGGGGAGCTGGCGTCGCCGCGTTGACCAACTACGTCGCTAAGTCTGGGTTGGCCGTAAAAGCGTCGCTGGCCGACCGCGCCGCGCGTATCGCTCAGGCCGAAGCGGTGTTGCAGGCGGCCTTAGCCGATCAGCGCAAAGCCGAAACCGCTACCATCCTGGCAGCTCGCGAAGCAGTGGCGGCGCGTGGCACTGCTGTACAGACCCAAATGTCCATCCAACTGGCGCAGGCGCGGGAGCGCGAAGCAGCTGCTACCACCGCGGTTGCAACTGCACAGGCCGGCCTTCGGACAGTCAGTGCAGGCCTGCTCAGCGTTCTGGGCGGTCCGATGGGGCTTGCCCTGTTGGCCGGCACGGCGGCTGCCAGCTTCCTGCTACTGAGCAACAACGCCGATCAGGCAGGCGTTAGCCTGGAGGATCTGCGCAAGCCGGTCGCCCAGCTTCGGGAGGAATTCGCAAAGCTCAACAAGGACCAGCGCGAAGCATCGCTGGTCAAGTGGCAGCAGGAACAGATCACCTCGGCGGGCAAGGTCAAGGATGCGTATGGCGACCTGGCCCAGTCCATCCGCTCTGCCGTGGTCACTGCGCCGGCGCGTGACTCCGGTGGCCAGTACAACCGGCAGTTGGCTGAGTACCAAGGCCTGGTTGATCGGCTCAACGAAGCGCGCACGGCGGGCCAAGGGCTTTCGCCGATCCTGCAAGAGGTCGGCAACCGTCTTCAGCTGCCGTCCAGCACGGTGCAGCAGTGGATTACCCAGGCCGGTGCGGTCAGCGACGCCGACCAACGCTCGAACCTGATCGCCGAAACGCTGCGGGTGCTCACCGGCGTCACCCAAGAAAATACCTCGGCCACCCAGGCGAACAACGCCGCGAAGGTTGGCATGAGCTCGGCGGGTCAGACCTACCTGGAGACACTGCAGAAGCAGCTGGCCGGCCTCCAAGACAACGGCGATGCCACCAAGATCGCCAACCGCTATATCGAGGAAAATGCCGACCTCACCGACACGGATCGCCAGGCGATTCTTTCGGCGGCCAGCGCGATCGAGTCGCAGAAGAAGGCCAACAAGGATGCTACTGAGGGCAGCAAGGACCGCACGAAGGCGCTGAAGGATGAGATCAAGGCCCTCGACGCGATCATCGACCGCGCGTTGCCGGAGAAAAAGCGGCTGGAGGATCTGGCGGAGGGTGTGCAGGGGCTGCGTAAGGCGCAAGCCGCGGGCAAGATCACCGCCGCCGAGATGGAACTTGGCATCAAGAACCTGAACACGGCCTACGCCGACCCGGTTTTGCAGAAGCGTGCCGAGGAGGAGAAGAAGCTTGCAGAGATCCGCCGCAACAGCGCGGAGGCCTATCGCAAAGCCATGGAAGTGGTGCTGCAGACCCGGCAAGACGCCATCGACGCAGACGTGTCCGGCGTCGGCATGGGCGACGACCAGCGCGAGGAGGCCGATCGGCTGAACGCGGTGCGGCAAAAGTATGCCGAGTCGCGTCGGCAGTTGGAGGAACAGCAGGAGGATGTCTCGCGCCGGCTCAGCCAGGACGCCTATCAGCAGCGGCTAGCTGATCTCGCCGACTACCAGGCACGGGAGCTGCAAATGGAGGTCGACGGCTTCGAGGCCCGCCTTGAAGCCCAGCGCGACTATCGCAACGGCGCCAAACGAGCCTGGGCGAACATCCAATCGGACGCCGCGAACGTGGCGGGGGCAACCGACGACATGCTCACCACCGGCTTCAACTCGGCTCGCGATGCTGTGGCCGAGTTCGCCATGACTGGTAAGGCCAACTTCAAGAGCTTCGCCGTAAGTGTGATCTCTGACATGGCCAGGATTGCGAGCCAGCAGGCAGCTAGCTCGCTGCTAAGTGGGTTGGTCGGGCTGGGCGTATCTGCGGTGGGGAGCTACTTCGGCGGTGGTGGGGGTAACGGCATGGCTCCGGGGTCTGCAGGCGCCGTCTCATCGAATCTTGGGGCGTCACAAGCTGGCTATGGCAGTGCGTATTTTCCGCAGGCATTGGGCGGTGCTTGGTCTGGCGGTGTGCAGCTTTTCGCCAAGGGCGCAGGGTTCGCTACCAATTCCGTCCTCGACACCCCGACGATGTTCGGCATGGGCGGCGGTGGACTTGGCGTCGCTGGCGAAGACGGGCCCGAGGCAATCATGCCATTGGCGCGGGGTCCCGATGGGTCTCTTGGTGTGCAGATGGTCGGCGGCGCCGGCGGTGGTTCGACAGTGCTTCAACTCAGTATTCCGGTTGCCGTGACTTTGGAAGATCGGAGCGGGGATGGCATGGAGTTGGACAGCGCCGCGCTGCAGCAGAACATGGAAAGGCAAATGAGAGGAGTAGCGGAACGGGCTATTTCCGATTCCTGGCGAGCCGGGGGTTTGAGCCATCGAAACAGTAATGGGAGGCACTGATGGCGATCGAAACTTTCACTTGGACACCTGACGATGAAGCCGGTGGCGACAGCACCCTCCGGACCCGGAAGTCGCAGTTTGGCGATAACTATGTGCAGGTCTCCACCAATGGTTTGAACGCTGAGTCGGACAGCTGGGCGCTGTCGTTCGGCGGCTTGGCTGACGAGATCGCGCCCATCTTGGCTTTCATCCGTCGCCATCGCGGTGCCAAGTCATTCTTATGGACCAATCCCGAAGGAGTGCTCGGTTTGTACCGGTGCGAATCCTTCCGTCAGCAGCGTAAGCCGGGTGCGGTGATCCTGCTCACCGCAACCTTTGAAAGGGCGTATCACCCATGAGCTTGATCACACAGCTGCAGAAGCTTGAACCGGGCGCTGAGATCCTGCTGTTCGAGCTGGATGGCTCGGATTTTGGCGCCGATATGTTGCGCTTCCATGGACATGCAATACCGCACACGGCACAGGAACTGGCCGCCGCTGGCGCGAACGCCGACCAGCTGCCTGCCAAGTCGATCTGGTGGCAGGGCAATGAATACGGTGCCTGGCCCATGCAGATCGACGGCATTGAGGCGAACTCGGACGGCACTGCCGTTCGGCCCACGCTGACCGTGGGCAACGTCAACGGCCGGATCACAGCCTTGTGCCTGGCCTTCGACAACCTGCTTGAGTTCAAGCTGACCATGCGTCACACCATGGCTCGCTATTTGGATGCTGTGAATTTTCCGGCAGGCAACCCGGAGGCCGACCCGGCCGAGGAAGCTATCGAGGTCTGGTACATCGACCAGAAGGTGTCCGAGAACGGCACGACTGTGTCTTGGGAGCTGGCCAGCCCTGGCGACGTGGGCGGGGAGACGATCGGCCGGCAGATGACGCAACTGTGCCACTGGGCAATGACCGCCGGCTACCGTGGCCCGAACTGCGGCTACACCGGCCCGTACTTCGATCTCGACGGCAATCCCACCAACGATCCGGCCAAGGACCAGTGCAATGGCTGCCTGGATTCGGGCTGCGTTGTGCGGTTCGGTGAAGGTAATCCGAATAGTTTTGGTGGTTTCCCTGCTGTTTCACTCATCGCACGGAGCTGACCATGCGCAA from Pseudomonas fortuita carries:
- a CDS encoding phage minor tail protein L — encoded protein: MSLITQLQKLEPGAEILLFELDGSDFGADMLRFHGHAIPHTAQELAAAGANADQLPAKSIWWQGNEYGAWPMQIDGIEANSDGTAVRPTLTVGNVNGRITALCLAFDNLLEFKLTMRHTMARYLDAVNFPAGNPEADPAEEAIEVWYIDQKVSENGTTVSWELASPGDVGGETIGRQMTQLCHWAMTAGYRGPNCGYTGPYFDLDGNPTNDPAKDQCNGCLDSGCVVRFGEGNPNSFGGFPAVSLIARS
- a CDS encoding phage tail tape measure protein; its protein translation is MADQQVQGMLVQIEATTAQLRRELASADQVVARTTDSIDRNLAQVDSAFDSAGGAAQQAGVLIRGAFAAVAGAGIIGSIIKQVDAYGQMSDRMMAAASSAGEYQMVQEHLLRTAQETYRPLAEAQELYIRTADVMRSLGFNTQQTLDITDSFSFLLVTNAAAADKAGSALDAYSKALQTGKVEADGWVSIQEAMPTIVTAIANATGKSAEEIRKLGVQGKLSLDDINTGLLRTVEANRKAAADMSTSVQDALVNIGNAVQTFLGGMEEQTGAVAGLSNVLIALADNVDLVAVAMGGAGVAALTNYVAKSGLAVKASLADRAARIAQAEAVLQAALADQRKAETATILAAREAVAARGTAVQTQMSIQLAQAREREAAATTAVATAQAGLRTVSAGLLSVLGGPMGLALLAGTAAASFLLLSNNADQAGVSLEDLRKPVAQLREEFAKLNKDQREASLVKWQQEQITSAGKVKDAYGDLAQSIRSAVVTAPARDSGGQYNRQLAEYQGLVDRLNEARTAGQGLSPILQEVGNRLQLPSSTVQQWITQAGAVSDADQRSNLIAETLRVLTGVTQENTSATQANNAAKVGMSSAGQTYLETLQKQLAGLQDNGDATKIANRYIEENADLTDTDRQAILSAASAIESQKKANKDATEGSKDRTKALKDEIKALDAIIDRALPEKKRLEDLAEGVQGLRKAQAAGKITAAEMELGIKNLNTAYADPVLQKRAEEEKKLAEIRRNSAEAYRKAMEVVLQTRQDAIDADVSGVGMGDDQREEADRLNAVRQKYAESRRQLEEQQEDVSRRLSQDAYQQRLADLADYQARELQMEVDGFEARLEAQRDYRNGAKRAWANIQSDAANVAGATDDMLTTGFNSARDAVAEFAMTGKANFKSFAVSVISDMARIASQQAASSLLSGLVGLGVSAVGSYFGGGGGNGMAPGSAGAVSSNLGASQAGYGSAYFPQALGGAWSGGVQLFAKGAGFATNSVLDTPTMFGMGGGGLGVAGEDGPEAIMPLARGPDGSLGVQMVGGAGGGSTVLQLSIPVAVTLEDRSGDGMELDSAALQQNMERQMRGVAERAISDSWRAGGLSHRNSNGRH
- a CDS encoding phage tail protein, with amino-acid sequence MAIETFTWTPDDEAGGDSTLRTRKSQFGDNYVQVSTNGLNAESDSWALSFGGLADEIAPILAFIRRHRGAKSFLWTNPEGVLGLYRCESFRQQRKPGAVILLTATFERAYHP